A region from the Kryptolebias marmoratus isolate JLee-2015 linkage group LG9, ASM164957v2, whole genome shotgun sequence genome encodes:
- the sh3tc2 gene encoding SH3 domain and tetratricopeptide repeat-containing protein 2 isoform X4 codes for MWEGTMISTGNHGLVPVEAMQPLPYPFYQWFLRKYPGHAGCSPIEKELFEHSIVTGSCVAIVDYSPMEPDELQLNQGDIVEIQGLLLRGVDVFIGKLPSTEHVGFVHRAHVKPLNAIPLDEQLVFLTEEEKASLAQVNPCSSDMSDSSLLDRLFSSEISSVYRIDRLDETDFMYILGHPKHDHTGLSSARQSLMSERSEGTTIYQSSPRASFTSPRISFHQSCNPLPREGERLSFNLDETFRGLDEFQEDPPLFLEENSWDGEESELSDPTLTLLNQEHFKEDFLPLYDLQCSFLWMTFSGKNEDELLGHLESVRECAKRMGMHWAHRRACFVLGRLCARKLKFSQARVYYEEAMKVRVDGFSDIPLLVALFTNLTAIYLKQRMNDKLPQILEKASALLLCLPSHTFTAKDEVELLKLLLRRSVVLGDKYLEARVCYLISSLLLLLRKTDDALPFVERLQFLSATLSTTEGGPIVPLDLNWLLSWLYHRKYMPYLALASLSLDSRQDHSINEAFLKIKLFVRNSVRLNPSWKDGTSLLPAQIVVYLQQALAVAGKGDDMKMQRDLCLGLASVYQQYGALDKAVHCAQQAVEAGSHINEEDGFEASVLLGWLLVLTGQAERAQSILEPLLTSLQSTDSPTQRGVIHNLLALCLRHQGRVREAGWHLHSALVISRESGNQRNQALALANLGCLALDAGASLVAERFLVRSLCLFLDLWESPTDEEHVQTYLWLGRSYKDRGKNQNIRACYEMGLLIALHAKNLHSQTVVAKLLSRLYADMLLYGQSIVYYEHCVSVSRQLKDKRLEGECLEKLSSFYLSLNTEKSSRKSLDYTKQSLRISIDLGRREEESETWLQVGRIYYLIQEDELADMYLQAAVKTALRMNDPHFAMSIYEEAGDVYFKGHRNRKASLNFYRDGSLPFARSINDIHSEFRVLSKLTELLMNQGEQEEALQYATLAIQIANQTGVRENERSTYHRLATIYYNLQQFEMAENYYLKSLSLCPPILQHPRETQYYSKLYCRLGNLTLYELKDAFDAVGYFQLALAAALEDQANPKTLYVVYMKLAEIHCNHMPDAQLCQVYRDRAQSLKRVLALVGNSADEMENVDDADREPDQRREKCSDADIGYAERCQDNSAPSLHTSHTNSKERCADMNLGEDSSLKGQRYGPADTDSQSYTDSILTGSFDTAKEQISDSSSTTDTYQNPTDGKDSEFDSDHSMPSQIPVSHTSEVTGHADTRDTDSEDQNTPTKDTDSDVDPTQTEPKEDKL; via the exons ATGTGGGAGGGCACCATGATCTCCACAGGAAACCACGGCCTGGTGCCTGTCGAGGCCATGCAGCCGCTGCCCTACCCCTTCTATCA GTGGTTCCTGAGGAAGTATCCAGGCCATGCGGGATGCTCACCAATAGAAAAGGAACTGTTTGAACATTCGATCG TGACAGGTTCGTGTGTAGCTATAGTTGACTACAGTCCGATGGAACCAGACGAGCTCCAGCTGAACCAGGGAGACATTGTGGAAATCCAGGGTCTTCTGCTCCGAGGAGTGGACGTTTTTATCGGAAAACTCCCCTCCACAGAACACGTTGGTTTTGTACACAGAGCCCACGTCAAACCTCTCAATGCTATACCCct AGACGAACAATTGGTTTTtctgactgaggaggagaaggCCAGCCTGGCTCAGGTTAACCCGTGTAGCTCAGATATGAGTGACAGCAGCCTGCTGGACAGACTTTTCTCCTCTGAAATCAGCTCTGTGTACAGAATAG ATCGATTGGATGAGACTGACTTCATGTACATCCTGGGTCATCCAAAACATG ATCATACGGGTCTGTCGAGCGCTCGCCAGAGCCTCATGTCAGAAAGAAGTGAAGGGACAACCATCTACCAGTCCTCTCCTCGTGCCTCGTTCACCTCCCCACGCATTTCTTTTCATCAGTCTTGCAATCCTCTGCCACGAGAGGGAGAGCGCTTATCTTTCAATCTGGATGAGACGTTCAGAGGTTTGGATGAGTTCCAGGAGGACCCACCTCTTTTCCTGGAAGAGAACAGCTGGGATGGGGAAGAGTCTGAGCTCAGTGACCCCACACTGACTCTGCTCAACCAGGAACACTTCAAG GAGGATTTCCTGCCCCTGTATGACCTACAGTGTTCCTTCCTGTGGATGACTTTCAGCGGTAAGAATGAGGATGAGCTGTTGGGGCATCTTGAGAGTGTCAGGGAGTGTGCCAAGAGAATGGGCATGCACTGGGCTCATCGACGGGCATGTTTCGTACTCGGTAGACTGTGTGCCAGGAAGCTGAAGTTCTCCCAG GCACGTGTATACTATGAGGAAGCTATGAAGGTTCGAGTTGATGGTTTCTCTGACATTCCGCTCCTTGTGGCTCTTTTCACCAACCTCACTGCCATTTACTTGAAGCAACGTATGAATGACAAACTGCCCCAGATTCTGGAGAAGGCCAGCGCTCTGCTCCTCTGCCTTCCCAGCCACACATTCACAGCCAAAGATGAAGTAGAACTGCTAAAGCTGCTCCTGAGGAGATCAGTCGTCTTGGGGGACAAATACTTGGAGGCTCGCGTCTGCTACCTCATCTCCAGCCTTCTTCTGCTCCTGAGGAAGACTGACGATGCCCTTCCCTTTGTTGAGCGACTCCAGTTCCTATCAGCGACGCTGTCAACGACCGAGGGAGGACCTATAGTACCTTTGGACCTTAACTGGCTCTTGAGCTGGCTCTATCATCGTAAATATATGCCTTATTTAGCCTTAGCCTCACTTAGCCTAGATTCAAGACAAGATCATTCAATCAACGAGGCCTTTCTAAAGATCAAGTTGTTTGTCAGAAACTCTGTTCGTCTGAATCCAAGCTGGAAAGATGGAACCTCCCTCCTTCCTGCTCAGATTGTAGTTTACCTGCAGCAGGCCCTGGCAGTAGCTGGGAAGGGGGATGACATGAAGATGCAAAGGGACCTGTGTTTGGGCCTGGCCTCGGTTTACCAACAGTATGGTGCACTTGACAAGGCAGTGCACTGTGCCCAACAAGCCGTGGAGGCAGGAAGCCACATCAATGAGGAGGATGGCTTTGAGGCTTCTGTGCTACTCGGGTGGTTGTTGGTGTTGACGGGCCAGGCTGAGAGAGCCCAGAGTATTCTTGAACCACTGCTTACATCCCTGCAG AGCACAGACAGTCCCACTCAGCGAGGAGTGATCCATAACCTCTTAGCTTTGTGCCTGAGGCATCAGGGTCGTGTTCGAGAGGCAGGCTGGCATCTTCATTCTGCCCTGGTGATCTCCAGAGAGAGTGGAAACCAAAGGAACCAGGCCCTCGCACTGGCCAATCTGGGCTGTCTGGCTTTAGATGCTGGGGCATCTTTGGTTGCAGAACGCTTCCTGGTCAG ATCCCTGTGCCTTTTCCTGGATCTTTGGGAGAGCCCGACAGATGAAGAGCATGTTCAGACCTACCTTTGGCTTGGACGAAGCTACAAGGATAGAGGAAAGAATCAGAACATCAGGGCATGTTATGAAATGGGATTGTTAATTGCACTACATGCCAAAAATTTGCACA GTCAAACAGTAGTGGCCAAGCTTTTGAGTCGGCTGTATGCTGACATGCTGCTCTACGGTCAGAGTATTGTTTACTATGAGCACTGCGTGTCCGTGTCCAGACAGCTGAAGGACAAGAGGCTGGAGGGAGAGTGTCTGGAAAAACTCAGCAGCTTCTACCTCTCTCTCAACACagaaaa GTCATCTCGTAAGTCTCTTGACTACACCAAGCAGAGCCTGAGGATTTCTATTGATCTGGGCAGGAGAGAGGAAGAGTCAGAGACCTGGCTGCAGGTGGGACGCATCTACTACCTGATCCAGGAGGACGAGCTGGCTGACATGTACCTGCAG GCAGCAGTGAAGACAGCCCTGAGAATGAACGATCCTCACTTTGCTATGAGCATCTACGAGGAGGCAGGAGATGTTTACTTCAAAGGTCACAGAAACCGAAAGGCTTCGCTGAATTTCTACAGG GATGGAAGTTTGCCATTTGCACGAAGCATCAATGACATCCATTCAGAGTTTCGTGTGTTGAGTAAACTGACAGAGCTGCTGATGAACCAAGGAGAGCAGGAAGAGGCTCTGCAGTACGCTACTTTGGCCATTCAGATTGCGAACCAAACAG GAGTGCGTGAGAATGAGAGGTCTACCTATCATCGGCTGGCTACAATTTATTACAACCTGCAGCAGTTTGAGATGGCAGAAAACTACTACCTGaagtctctgtctctgtgtccacCGATCCTGCAGCATCCCAGGGAGACTCAATACTACTCTAAACTCTATTGCAGACTGGGAAACCTTACCCTGTATGAACTCAAG GATGCTTTCGATGCAGTGGGCTACTTCCAGTTGGCTCTGGCAGCTGCTCTTGAGGACCAAGCTAACCCCAAAACTCTGTATGTAGTGTACATGAAGTTGGCTGAGATCCATTGCAACCACATGCCTGATGCTCAGTTGTGCCAAGTTTACAGAGACAGAGCTCAGAGTCTGAAGAGAGTTTTGGCTCTCGTGGGTAACTCTGCTGATGAAATGGAGAATGTCGATGATGCAGACAGAGAGCCTGACCAAAGAAGGGAAAAGTGCTCGGATGCTGATATTGGATATGCTGAGAGGTGTCAAGATAATTCAGCTCCTTCACTTCACACGAGCCACACAAACTCAAAGGAGAGATGTGCAGACATGAATCTTGGAGAGGATTCCAGCCTGAAGGGTCAGCGTTACGGTCCTGCTGACACAGACAGTCAGTCCTATACCGACAGCATCTTAACTGGGTCCTTTGACACAGCTAAAGAGCAGATCTCAGACTCCAGCAGCACCACTGACACTTACCAGAACCCGACAGATGGTAAAGACTCcgagtttgattctgaccacAGCATGCCCAGTCAAATTCCTGTCAGTCACACAAGTGAGGTCACAGGACACGCAGATACCAGAGACACTGATTCTGAGGATCAAAACACCCCCACTAAAGACACAGACTCTGATGTAGACCCAACTCAAACTGAGCCTAAAGAGGATAAACTATGA
- the sh3tc2 gene encoding SH3 domain and tetratricopeptide repeat-containing protein 2 isoform X3, with protein sequence MTQGEEEDGLVGEAGEGVAENDSYWKKNKAFLRGSIVSVGDKHSSEIVLLFTGRRRSCDDPDQTLQEALRTQLRVVESNSKDVAQLFKDLSARLVSVHAEKDSFVLTFKTVEEIWKFSTYLSLGHVARCLENFLCDQSFWLDPELLSELEINVTVNEEHLATLYLGLLLQEGSFFAKALFTGSELDEDDEEKLRFKKNDLLIVRDTGQDSMWEGTMISTGNHGLVPVEAMQPLPYPFYQWFLRKYPGHAGCSPIEKELFEHSIVTGSCVAIVDYSPMEPDELQLNQGDIVEIQGLLLRGVDVFIGKLPSTEHVGFVHRAHVKPLNAIPLDEQLVFLTEEEKASLAQVNPCSSDMSDSSLLDRLFSSEISSVYRIDRLDETDFMYILGHPKHDHTGLSSARQSLMSERSEGTTIYQSSPRASFTSPRISFHQSCNPLPREGERLSFNLDETFRGLDEFQEDPPLFLEENSWDGEESELSDPTLTLLNQEHFKEDFLPLYDLQCSFLWMTFSGKNEDELLGHLESVRECAKRMGMHWAHRRACFVLGRLCARKLKFSQARVYYEEAMKVRVDGFSDIPLLVALFTNLTAIYLKQRMNDKLPQILEKASALLLCLPSHTFTAKDEVELLKLLLRRSVVLGDKYLEARVCYLISSLLLLLRKTDDALPFVERLQFLSATLSTTEGGPIVPLDLNWLLSWLYHRKYMPYLALASLSLDSRQDHSINEAFLKIKLFVRNSVRLNPSWKDGTSLLPAQIVVYLQQALAVAGKGDDMKMQRDLCLGLASVYQQYGALDKAVHCAQQAVEAGSHINEEDGFEASVLLGWLLVLTGQAERAQSILEPLLTSLQSTDSPTQRGVIHNLLALCLRHQGRVREAGWHLHSALVISRESGNQRNQALALANLGCLALDAGASLVAERFLVRSLCLFLDLWESPTDEEHVQTYLWLGRSYKDRGKNQNIRACYEMGLLIALHAKNLHSQTVVAKLLSRLYADMLLYGQSIVYYEHCVSVSRQLKDKRLEGECLEKLSSFYLSLNTEKSSRKSLDYTKQSLRISIDLGRREEESETWLQVGRIYYLIQEDELADMYLQAAVKTALRMNDPHFAMSIYEEAGDVYFKGHRNRKASLNFYRDGSLPFARSINDIHSEFRVLSKLTELLMNQGEQEEALQYATLAIQIANQTGVRENERSTYHRLATIYYNLQQFEMAENYYLKSLSLCPPILQHPRETQYYSKLYCRLGNLTLYELKDAFDAVGYFQLALAAALEDQANPKTLYVVYMKLAEIHCNHMPDAQLCQVYRDRAQSLKRVLALVGNSADEMENVDDADREPDQRREKCSDADIGYAERCQDNSAPSLHTSHTNSKERCADMNLGEDSSLKGQRYGPADTDSQSYTDSILTGSFDTAKEQISDSSSTTDTYQNPTDGKDSEFDSDHSMPSQIPVSHTSEVTGHADTRDTDSEDQNTPTKDTDSDVDPTQTEPKEDKL encoded by the exons ATGACTCAAG gtgaggaagaggacgGTCTGGTTGGAGAAGCAGGTGAAGGAGTGGCAGAAAATGACAGCTACTGGAAGAAGAATAAGGCCTTCCTTCGAGGAAGTATTGTCTCAGTAGGCGATAAGCATTCTTCAG AAATTGTGCTCCTGTTTACTGGGCGGAGGCGCTCCTGTGATGATCCTGATCAGACCCTGCAGGAGGCACTGCGCACACAACTCCGAGTGGTGGAGAGCAatagcaaagatgttgcacaactCTTTAAA GACCTGTCTGCCCGTCTTGTCTCTGTGCATGCCGAGAAGGATAGCTTTGTGCTCACATTCAAGACTGTGGAGGAGATCTGGAAGTTTTCAACATATCTTTCATTAG GTCATGTAGCTCGTTGCTTGGAGAACTTCCTGTGTGATCAGTCATTCTGGCTGGACCCAGAGCTGCTTAGTGAGTTGGAGATCAATGTGACGGTAAACGAGGAACATCTGGCCACCCTGTACCTGGGTCTTCTTCTACAAGAAG GATCCTTCTTCGCCAAGGCACTGTTCACAGGAAGTGAGCTGGATGAAGACGACGAAGAGAAGCTGCGGTTCAAAAAGAATGACCTGCTGATTGTTCGAGACACGGGGCAGGACAGCATGTGGGAGGGCACCATGATCTCCACAGGAAACCACGGCCTGGTGCCTGTCGAGGCCATGCAGCCGCTGCCCTACCCCTTCTATCA GTGGTTCCTGAGGAAGTATCCAGGCCATGCGGGATGCTCACCAATAGAAAAGGAACTGTTTGAACATTCGATCG TGACAGGTTCGTGTGTAGCTATAGTTGACTACAGTCCGATGGAACCAGACGAGCTCCAGCTGAACCAGGGAGACATTGTGGAAATCCAGGGTCTTCTGCTCCGAGGAGTGGACGTTTTTATCGGAAAACTCCCCTCCACAGAACACGTTGGTTTTGTACACAGAGCCCACGTCAAACCTCTCAATGCTATACCCct AGACGAACAATTGGTTTTtctgactgaggaggagaaggCCAGCCTGGCTCAGGTTAACCCGTGTAGCTCAGATATGAGTGACAGCAGCCTGCTGGACAGACTTTTCTCCTCTGAAATCAGCTCTGTGTACAGAATAG ATCGATTGGATGAGACTGACTTCATGTACATCCTGGGTCATCCAAAACATG ATCATACGGGTCTGTCGAGCGCTCGCCAGAGCCTCATGTCAGAAAGAAGTGAAGGGACAACCATCTACCAGTCCTCTCCTCGTGCCTCGTTCACCTCCCCACGCATTTCTTTTCATCAGTCTTGCAATCCTCTGCCACGAGAGGGAGAGCGCTTATCTTTCAATCTGGATGAGACGTTCAGAGGTTTGGATGAGTTCCAGGAGGACCCACCTCTTTTCCTGGAAGAGAACAGCTGGGATGGGGAAGAGTCTGAGCTCAGTGACCCCACACTGACTCTGCTCAACCAGGAACACTTCAAG GAGGATTTCCTGCCCCTGTATGACCTACAGTGTTCCTTCCTGTGGATGACTTTCAGCGGTAAGAATGAGGATGAGCTGTTGGGGCATCTTGAGAGTGTCAGGGAGTGTGCCAAGAGAATGGGCATGCACTGGGCTCATCGACGGGCATGTTTCGTACTCGGTAGACTGTGTGCCAGGAAGCTGAAGTTCTCCCAG GCACGTGTATACTATGAGGAAGCTATGAAGGTTCGAGTTGATGGTTTCTCTGACATTCCGCTCCTTGTGGCTCTTTTCACCAACCTCACTGCCATTTACTTGAAGCAACGTATGAATGACAAACTGCCCCAGATTCTGGAGAAGGCCAGCGCTCTGCTCCTCTGCCTTCCCAGCCACACATTCACAGCCAAAGATGAAGTAGAACTGCTAAAGCTGCTCCTGAGGAGATCAGTCGTCTTGGGGGACAAATACTTGGAGGCTCGCGTCTGCTACCTCATCTCCAGCCTTCTTCTGCTCCTGAGGAAGACTGACGATGCCCTTCCCTTTGTTGAGCGACTCCAGTTCCTATCAGCGACGCTGTCAACGACCGAGGGAGGACCTATAGTACCTTTGGACCTTAACTGGCTCTTGAGCTGGCTCTATCATCGTAAATATATGCCTTATTTAGCCTTAGCCTCACTTAGCCTAGATTCAAGACAAGATCATTCAATCAACGAGGCCTTTCTAAAGATCAAGTTGTTTGTCAGAAACTCTGTTCGTCTGAATCCAAGCTGGAAAGATGGAACCTCCCTCCTTCCTGCTCAGATTGTAGTTTACCTGCAGCAGGCCCTGGCAGTAGCTGGGAAGGGGGATGACATGAAGATGCAAAGGGACCTGTGTTTGGGCCTGGCCTCGGTTTACCAACAGTATGGTGCACTTGACAAGGCAGTGCACTGTGCCCAACAAGCCGTGGAGGCAGGAAGCCACATCAATGAGGAGGATGGCTTTGAGGCTTCTGTGCTACTCGGGTGGTTGTTGGTGTTGACGGGCCAGGCTGAGAGAGCCCAGAGTATTCTTGAACCACTGCTTACATCCCTGCAG AGCACAGACAGTCCCACTCAGCGAGGAGTGATCCATAACCTCTTAGCTTTGTGCCTGAGGCATCAGGGTCGTGTTCGAGAGGCAGGCTGGCATCTTCATTCTGCCCTGGTGATCTCCAGAGAGAGTGGAAACCAAAGGAACCAGGCCCTCGCACTGGCCAATCTGGGCTGTCTGGCTTTAGATGCTGGGGCATCTTTGGTTGCAGAACGCTTCCTGGTCAG ATCCCTGTGCCTTTTCCTGGATCTTTGGGAGAGCCCGACAGATGAAGAGCATGTTCAGACCTACCTTTGGCTTGGACGAAGCTACAAGGATAGAGGAAAGAATCAGAACATCAGGGCATGTTATGAAATGGGATTGTTAATTGCACTACATGCCAAAAATTTGCACA GTCAAACAGTAGTGGCCAAGCTTTTGAGTCGGCTGTATGCTGACATGCTGCTCTACGGTCAGAGTATTGTTTACTATGAGCACTGCGTGTCCGTGTCCAGACAGCTGAAGGACAAGAGGCTGGAGGGAGAGTGTCTGGAAAAACTCAGCAGCTTCTACCTCTCTCTCAACACagaaaa GTCATCTCGTAAGTCTCTTGACTACACCAAGCAGAGCCTGAGGATTTCTATTGATCTGGGCAGGAGAGAGGAAGAGTCAGAGACCTGGCTGCAGGTGGGACGCATCTACTACCTGATCCAGGAGGACGAGCTGGCTGACATGTACCTGCAG GCAGCAGTGAAGACAGCCCTGAGAATGAACGATCCTCACTTTGCTATGAGCATCTACGAGGAGGCAGGAGATGTTTACTTCAAAGGTCACAGAAACCGAAAGGCTTCGCTGAATTTCTACAGG GATGGAAGTTTGCCATTTGCACGAAGCATCAATGACATCCATTCAGAGTTTCGTGTGTTGAGTAAACTGACAGAGCTGCTGATGAACCAAGGAGAGCAGGAAGAGGCTCTGCAGTACGCTACTTTGGCCATTCAGATTGCGAACCAAACAG GAGTGCGTGAGAATGAGAGGTCTACCTATCATCGGCTGGCTACAATTTATTACAACCTGCAGCAGTTTGAGATGGCAGAAAACTACTACCTGaagtctctgtctctgtgtccacCGATCCTGCAGCATCCCAGGGAGACTCAATACTACTCTAAACTCTATTGCAGACTGGGAAACCTTACCCTGTATGAACTCAAG GATGCTTTCGATGCAGTGGGCTACTTCCAGTTGGCTCTGGCAGCTGCTCTTGAGGACCAAGCTAACCCCAAAACTCTGTATGTAGTGTACATGAAGTTGGCTGAGATCCATTGCAACCACATGCCTGATGCTCAGTTGTGCCAAGTTTACAGAGACAGAGCTCAGAGTCTGAAGAGAGTTTTGGCTCTCGTGGGTAACTCTGCTGATGAAATGGAGAATGTCGATGATGCAGACAGAGAGCCTGACCAAAGAAGGGAAAAGTGCTCGGATGCTGATATTGGATATGCTGAGAGGTGTCAAGATAATTCAGCTCCTTCACTTCACACGAGCCACACAAACTCAAAGGAGAGATGTGCAGACATGAATCTTGGAGAGGATTCCAGCCTGAAGGGTCAGCGTTACGGTCCTGCTGACACAGACAGTCAGTCCTATACCGACAGCATCTTAACTGGGTCCTTTGACACAGCTAAAGAGCAGATCTCAGACTCCAGCAGCACCACTGACACTTACCAGAACCCGACAGATGGTAAAGACTCcgagtttgattctgaccacAGCATGCCCAGTCAAATTCCTGTCAGTCACACAAGTGAGGTCACAGGACACGCAGATACCAGAGACACTGATTCTGAGGATCAAAACACCCCCACTAAAGACACAGACTCTGATGTAGACCCAACTCAAACTGAGCCTAAAGAGGATAAACTATGA